In the genome of Desulfuromonas sp. DDH964, one region contains:
- the ric gene encoding iron-sulfur cluster repair di-iron protein, with product MNTVQKLPDVATQQQTIGEFVAADYRTATVFEKYGIDFCCGGQVSLAAACQERGLDPGAIAAELAAQRTAPLDRSQNFGAWELPFLADYIINTHHAYLHQETGQIAAYTRKIAGVHGGHHPEVLEIAALFDRIAADMTGHLRAEEEVLFPAIRRLAAAGQNGSLSRAADRTLIKRALETLHGEHEAIGAAAHAIRELAGGYAIPPGVCSTFVVSYRKLKEFEDDLHKHVHLENNILFLKAAEL from the coding sequence AGCAACAAACCATCGGCGAGTTCGTCGCGGCAGATTACCGGACCGCGACCGTTTTCGAAAAATACGGCATCGACTTCTGCTGCGGCGGCCAGGTAAGTCTCGCCGCGGCCTGCCAGGAAAGAGGCCTTGATCCGGGGGCGATCGCAGCGGAGCTGGCGGCGCAACGGACGGCGCCGCTGGACCGGAGTCAGAACTTCGGAGCCTGGGAACTCCCCTTCCTGGCGGATTACATCATCAACACCCACCATGCCTATCTCCACCAGGAGACGGGCCAGATCGCCGCCTACACCCGGAAGATCGCCGGCGTTCATGGCGGCCATCACCCCGAGGTACTGGAAATCGCGGCGCTATTCGACCGGATCGCCGCCGACATGACGGGGCATCTCCGCGCAGAGGAAGAGGTCCTCTTCCCGGCCATCCGGCGCCTGGCTGCGGCGGGGCAGAATGGCTCGCTTTCCCGCGCCGCGGACCGTACCCTCATCAAGAGGGCCCTGGAGACTCTCCACGGCGAGCACGAAGCGATCGGTGCCGCGGCCCATGCCATCCGCGAGCTTGCCGGGGGATATGCCATCCCGCCCGGCGTCTGCAGCACCTTCGTGGTCAGCTACCGCAAACTCAAGGAATTCGAGGACGATCTGCACAAGCACGTTCATCTCGAAAACAACATCCTTTTCCTGAAGGCAGCCGAACTTTAG